The DNA sequence GCATGCAAACTCCGTGTTTCGCAGCCTAGAGAGTAGGCGCTGTAAAGTTAGGGGTCGGTCGCTTTAACCTGATCTGGATTACACTTGCATCCTCCGAGTACGATCCAACATCATCATTTGAACAAATTCAAATACCATAGAGGACTCGTACTTAAATCCCAAGCGCCATAATAACCGAGACTTGAGGGCCGTTTGTCGATTGTGCTCCATCTTGGGATTCCGACTCAAGAGGTTTGATTTCACGATTGTCGGGACTTTCTGCCACGGAAAGGTTCTGCATTTTTAAACCACACTGCTACCTACAAAATCCGGCAATAATCTTTTCAAAATGTAATACAGCTTACACACCAAGACTAAGAGCGAGAGAGCGAACTGTCATGAAAGTTTCGACAAGTATAAAAATAATTTTGGTGAAGGCGCTGAGCACCTCATGATCGATGGAACCGGGTAGATTGGGCAGGGCCTGTCAAAATCGCCGCATGATTTCATCCTCACAAATGTATGCACAAGTCCCTACAAGTCCTCAATACAATGGCAACCAGCTCTTGATGTTTTATTGATTTATTTTATCCACACCTTTAGCGAATTCCGCTTCCACATTCTTTCGGGCCCGTTGAGTCATAATATGTTAGACGTTGGATTATAAAACAGACAACTATGACGAAGAAATATATCTCACAAAGTTTATGGCTCAACCACGTCTGGTCTCTATTCGCTCTCGAAATCCCAAAGCCCGCATTTTTCTGCGATCGCCTTTATACACGGATGTCAATTCCCTGACCGCTCGTGGTAACGACCCAAAATGCGTTGAATACCTTCCATGGCTGCAGAATGCCACCATCACGAACGAATCCAATACAAAGCAGGTCAAAAAGTGGCGTGCAGAGTCCGGCATCAAGGGGATTTTCCTTGTGATTGTGCTTCTCCCTGAGCATGGAGGTCCCCAAGGTATCAGCACCGCCGCCGATGCTACGATAGGCGACTCGGGCTTTGGACCAATAGACTTGGAAGCCAAAACAGGAGAATGCGGCATCATGCTCAACAGCGCGCCTTCAATCAGGGGAAAAGGCATAGCTGTCGAAGCACTTGATCTGAATTTTGCATACGCCTTCGACCATTTGGGCCTCGAGAAGGTCGAGCTCGGAACAGACAACATCAATGAGCCTATGCGGAGTTTGCTCGAAAAGAAATTCCAGCTCTCTGGTATTTACAACCAGGAGAAAGACAACTGGACATTCGTGGTAACAAAAGAATGGTGGCAAGAGCGTTCGAAAGCGGCGGGAGAGGATCGTGTGTTGGTTGATGTCGAGGAGATCCCGTTCGAAGACGGAGAGTTGACGGAGGCGAAGAAATGAGAAGATATGAATCTCTATTTAAATAAAACCTGCACCATTGAATTAAAAATGAACATGTTTATGACGCGGGCATAAATTGTCATACCTTCGAACGTATGTGCGAGGTCCAACGATGCAATATCGGCCCCAGTAGACATCATAGAGACAGAGCAGGTGAACTAGCAGTAGTATGGCAGAGCCGCCTGTTATGCAAAAAACAACGGCAGCCTTGATGTTGAACGGAATAATACAGACACGTTAACGTGAACCACCAAGTCTTCAAGCTACAAACTTCATTACTCAGTTCCAAGGAACTCGGGCGCAACAGGGGGTCTCTCAAGCAATCACGAATGTTGTCGTTATCGATCGTCCGAATATTCCGTCGCCGACCTGGAGCCGCTTTGAGATCCCCCGTGGCCTTTGTGTATTCTCGAACCATCATGTCCTCAGCATCTACTCACCAACCGAAAATCCTTGTGGCCGTCGTGGGTGTCGGACTCGTAGGGTCGGAGTTGATAAATCAACTACTTTCCATTCCGCCACCATTATCCCCGTTCAAGCTTGTCTCActcacatcatcatcacgaTCTCTCTTCACTGGGAAAGAAAGCCCAATTGGCCCGAATGACTCCTGGAAATCCCTGCTCGCATCCTCTAAGGCACCAGCAGACCTCAAGGCACTTACCGAACAATTGAAACAGCTGGTTGGCGAAAAGGAGCGGGTTGCCTTGGTGGACAACACGTCTTCGGAAGAAGTTGCCGCTTTCTACCCTACATGGCTCAAAGAAGGAATCAACGTTGTGACACCCAACAAGAAGGCATTCTCAGGAGACGCCGACTTGTATTCTAAAATTCTCAGTGCCAGTAGGGAAAGCGGAGCCAAGTTTCTCAACGAAGCGACAGTTGGTGCAGGCCTGCCGGTCATCGCACCTCTCAAGGAGTTGCTTGCTACTGGCGATAAGGTGTGGATCCTTTTTGTAAGAATATTTGACAGTTTTTCACCGATGATCATATTAAGATAATCAAAATTGAAGGAGTTTTCTCCGGAACTATGAGCTATATTTTCAACAATTTCTCAACTGGTACCCCAGAAGGACCGGCATTCTCTTCTGTAGTGGCTATCGCAAGAGAAAAAGGATACACTGTATGTCTTGTATAACTCGAATAGACTTTGGAAGTGTTACTCACTCATCTTTCTCTCTTAAGGAACCTCACCCTGCAGATGATTTGAATGGCTTCGATGTTGCACGCAAATTAACTATTTTGTCACGATTGATATCAAGCATGCCCTCTGGAAGCAGTCTTCCCTCTCTACAATCTTTTGCTTCTGTCCAGACTGCATCGCTGATTCCTCCCGCTCTGGAAGGCATTCCTACTGGAGACGAGTTTATCAAGCGTCTTCCCGAGTTCGACGACGAATTTGCTAAATTGAGGGTAGAAGCtagcaaagaaaataaggTGCTTCGTTTCGTCGGTGTAGTTGACGTCGCTGGTGGCCAGGTTAGGGCAGGACTGGAGAAGTATGTCTTTAAAGTTTTTCTATACATATCCTTACTGATAGCATATACCATTCTTCAGATATCCCACTGATCATCCTTTCGCCACTTCGCTCGGTGGCTCAGACAACATTATCATGTTCCATACCGAAAGATATAGTCCAAGGCCGTTGATTGTGcagggtgcaggtgcaggtgctgcTGTCACCGCGATGGGAGTGTTGGGTGACCTTTTGAAATTGGTTTAAATAAGCCTCCCAAAAAATTCTACATTTTGAAGAGCCGCGCCAGTTGCCGTTATCATAGAAGCCCTTCGTATCAAAATGCCATGCCGTCAAGCAACCAATCTACAAGGAAAGAAGTGCAGAAGAAAACTTGAGTGGCTATCAAGGTTGCTTCAAAGTTTTATCGATGTCATTCGCCCTCGAGTCACCATGATGGCTTTGGATTGGTCATGGCAGTGCTTACAGGCTCTGGCTGGGCATACACAGCGTGAGAATTACCGTATTCGACTGCAAATCAATGATTTGAGGCTTTCTTGTCTTTTACCGCTGACCATTCCCCCCGATTGCACTGTTCAACGGATGACTCTCTGCTTATAGTGCGTTGCATAAAGCTTCAATCTATTCGACCAACGATAACTGCTCTCTCGCCTCCTGGCTCGTCCTTGGACACACAACTGGATATAACCCGACCAGTATATTGCTATTGAAGAGTCCATGTCGTCTACCTTCGGTATCAACACGTCTAGGCAGCCGCTTCGTAGTTGGCACCCCAAACTCACTCCATTTCGTTTGTTGACTCTTTCCGTCGCCGTATCACTAGGAACGGCCAAGGCAATACTAACTTATAAAGAGCATGCACTTTCTACAACCTTGGAATGGATTTCAAGTGTTCTAGTATTTATAATGTGCGTTCAAGCAATCTTATTTCTATAAATCACTAAGCCGAATAATTAGATTTTATCTTCTCACAACTTACGAAGAATCAGTCGATAATAACGACAAGCCGAGTGTTCTATCTTGGTTTTTTACGTTTGATTGTATGAACATCTTTTGGGATCTGCTCAGGCTCTTTCGTCTGCCGATTCCCGAGTACGATACAACCGAACGCAGATCATATCTCACGGCTTCGCGTCGTCCTTCTGTCACCATATATAGAATCCTCGTTTCCGCGATTGCTGCTACTTTTGCGACCGTCAAGTGTATTTTTGCCTATTTTGGGTACACTACTGCTGCCAACACTTTTGATTGGATGTTTGGTGTCGTGGCGACATCCAGGTACGCCCTGTAGTTCTCATCGTTGAGGTATATCTAGATCCTTCATCCCCTGGAGTAGCTTGTACATAATCGGCTTGTACGAAAATAATAATGCGGACTTTGCCGCACCTTTCTTCCAGGACGATTACTTTTGGCTTTTGCAAAAATGGGCGTACCATGGTGCATATATTATCCCTTCTTCCAAACACTCGAGGTACTGAGAAACACGGTCACTAGGATTTTTCATCGGCATTTTTGTAGGAGCTACGTATCTCTGCGGAAATTGGTCATTTCAATGGTTCAAAACACTGGCCGAATACTACGTGCAAGAGACAACCAACAAGCAAGGAACATTTATTAGGCTCTCACTTGACGACTCCCTGCTCATCTCTTCCGTAAACATCTTGGTCTCTGGATCGATCTCATTCTACTCACTTTGTGGTATCGCCACACTCGTAACGGTGTACTGGTGGTTCTGGACGTTTTACCTGCGGAAAAGgacctttcttcttcgtgTATTTAATTTTGTTGGGCCATCTATATCAATCATCATCGATGGCATTAAAACCAATAAAACGCTCACTCAAATCGCTGTTAAAAGTAATTTCTGAAATAACACTCATGCCCAACTCTATGCTAATAGAACTTTGCAGCATGGCTTGTGACCAAATTTATTTGTCGGCTATCGCTACGCATCATTCTCTACACTGTTGGTATAGTAGTGTGTTTAGCACTGGCAATTATGTACGCCGAAGTGGTGCGGATCGTCTTTTGGCCTCTAATCGACTTCAGCAAATACGGCTGGTTTACCTCGGCGGGAtttctcttcatcatcgttttCAGCAGTGCCTTGTCTGTTTCGTTTCTTATCGGGGCGGTTCGCCTCTCTATTTCAATGTTCCAGCCTCTTTCCAAATATTATGACACGAGAATGCTACCCATGTTTCGTAGGATCACGCACCCCACTTGGTGATCAATTTTTGGGATCTTGCGTGGAAAAGCAGCGATTCAACATCAAGTGAGGGTGGCGAGTTTTTCAATGAAAAGAATTTTTAACTCAGCAAAATTGTCTTTGCAGAACAAAATATATAAACATATTTACTTGTAGACAGCGAACCCTACAATCGAACAATACTAAGCTGGATATGGCAAGTGTGTTTACTAATTCGGCGTCCTTAGTGTGTACAGCAAACCTCGTGACATTCAGCGGCAGCCACCGTTCTATTTCCTACGTGGCGGAGAAAAGAGCGCTCATTGAAGCGGGTAGAAGATATCTACCTGTCCGTTAGGTACTCCATTTGATACGACTGACATGGTAAACCCTTCGGCAGTGTCAACGATTGTTGACCAAATGACGGTCGGGCGAACACCGTTATTCTTGATAATATCGATCCCTCTCATCGACGtccgtccacgaggaagATAAGTAGGTGATTTGGCACTGTAAACTTCCAACGCTTCGAATGCAAGTGGAAGGGGCCTAGTCGATGAGATGGAGAGGGAGGTACCAGGGAAGCCAGTAAACACAGAGTTGTAGTTGTATGCCGCTACGCCCTCAGTGTTTGTGATGCTTTGAAGGGTCATAAGTCCAGTAAGGCCTTGGTTGACGGGGACTTGGACGAGCGGTGTGAAGAATGCGCTTGTCCCGATAACCCACCACGACGAAAGTGCCCAATAAtttccacctccagcagctGACCCGCCGTATTGTAAGACTGGCTGTAAGATGGCGTCCCCAGCATCCGGCTCAAGTCCGTTGAAGATAAATATGGTCTGACCGTCAACTACTTCTGGAACCTCTGGGACGACCCAAAAGGTACTGAAAGAGGAGATTGGATTGGGGTCTGCGCCGTTGGACCAGTATGCCAAGCCAACGTATCCTGATTGTATATCCCGGCGCTGATGGGGGCTCCTGTTGGCGCTGGTAAATGGGGTGGATTTAAGAGTTGTACCATTCGCAGAAACAATACTGATGGTTTCACCAATGTGCTCTACTCTAGCGCCTTGGGGCACGGAGTGCACGTTGGATTTAAGGACAGGTCCGCCTGGAGTGATCACGAACTCCTCGTCCGGCGCATCAGCACGGCTTAAAATCTTCGATGAGAATCTCAGCTTGCATAGAGAATAAACGAGGtgaaattatatttacgtTGTTCACCTGCGGTGAGACGGCTGGCGATGCCAATGCTCCCATGCAGTGAAGGGCAGCAAGAGAGAATGCCAGAACCTGGAAAGAATGGTGCATGATCTGGTGATGAGAGAAGTTGTAAGATAAAGAAATGTGCATATGATATTCCCAACTTACTGTCTTGAAGGAGAGCGGGTTGCTTAGTTACTTTCACATTCATTATACAGGCCTCTTATACTTCTGAGAGGCCAAATTACTATATAAAAGTGTCCTTTCGCCACCTCAAAATGAGCGTTCTAGGTTTCAGACTACCCAGATACCATTTGGGAAATGTGCGCCCCGAGAAATGCAAATAACGAACTTGGTTTCTACCGAACACGTACGTGATTATTATCGGCTGTAAAAAATGCTTAATAATTATGCCTGGACTTGAGTTGGACTCAGACGCTCAAAGAGTTGTTATTACTACCCTTGTTCTTTGAATTTTGGTCAACCAGGTGCTCTAATCGTTGAGTGCCTGTTATCTAGTTGAGTCCAATAATTCACCATGTTTCGTTGCCAGATTAACTTTCAATAAATACAGCCATGGTTTTATAATTAACAGAAGCTACAGAGCTTGGCACTTTAACGACCATGTGGATGTATGGAAGCAGCAATTGTTTAAGCGCCCTTCACGTAAATTAGACGCCGATTTAGAGCGTCCGGTTGTCACATTTTAGACAACAGCTACAAtgaaatcattgatgatTGACATCTTGCCCCAAAAGTTCCGTAGTAATTATGTATATAACAAGATTCCACTGGAATTAATAGGTTAATTGGTCATCAAGGTCTGAAACTTTTATGATATCGGGTATAGGTGAAGGAAGGAAAGGCAATCAAAACTCTTCTATTAACTGTTGACTTAGATATTAGTTTCTTTATGATTTTAGCGCCACGCGCTCATTTATTACTGAAGAATTTTTTCCAAAAGAATGTGTACAGACTTTAGTGGCTGGTACGTCATTGTTCTCATTTCGATTTATGGCGGCTTTATTCAGCGCCCATGAACCGAGTCCGAGGCGGGTTGTCAGTCCTCTGTTATCAGGCCCCAAGAAAGGGGTAGCATCACCGCATCCGAAAGCAGCCTGAGATTTGTAGTAACGGACCGGAATATGGTTGGCGACGGACTCGAGGAGTGAAAGAAGCAAGTATGGGTGCCGTTCTGGGGTATTCTGGTCAGCAGATAGCAAAAGATTCACCGATTCAAATGGGGTCAGCAATGATGCGTGACTCGCTCAGTTTGTGTTTCCGAAAGCCTCTCCCGAAGTTTTTTCTCTTATAGCCTTTCATAGCCTTCCCTCGACGAGCTCGCTTAGTGGGCTCCTTTCGAAATTTCTGTCAATGGCATGTTGTAAGATGTAATCTACTGATCAGCTGTGGAAACCAGCCACGTACGAGAAGCCAGGACCCTCGAAACAACGGAGTCAGGATTAATATATGGATACTTATTTGGACTTGGCAAAGATGCCCGCTTACAGATAACTTATACTAGCTGCAGCATCTGGATTACCTGAATAAAAGTTATTTTGTTCGACAAAATGCCCATACTTATGTATGATCTAACTGATATTTAGGTATCGTTGCCTTCAAATGGTACGAAAACCCCAGCCATTGCATTTTCGGATCAAGATAATGGTGTGATGAAAATACATTGTATGTAGCCCAGGTtaaaaaatgaaagaaaggGGGCGCGCGTCCTGAATATATCAGCTTCAACTTAGTCTCTGTCCTGAGATGTTGTCCAGAACTGGCGCTTGACGAGCTCTGCAATTTCCTCGCCTCGCGCCTCGAGTTCAGCGAGCATAGCGCGTGCAGCGCGGGTGCCCTAAAATATGTAAGATCAGAGTCATCCAAATATCATGACCTTTGGTTTAACTCACGGCTGCCCTTCTGTTTCTCGAGCCGGTAGCAGCGTTGGCCCGAGCGTTAGCAGCCTGTGTGACGGCGACACAGTTTCCGAAGCCAGCAGAGGTCACAAATTGCTGAAAGGAGCTCAATAAATTGGACtcaaatatttcaaaagaAACTTACGACAAGGCATTTATTCCTTCCGGCACCTCCAGTGCACCTAGTACCGGCCGGGAGGTTGGCCACAATATTTTGCTGACCAACATTGTTTGGCGCTGCGTTACCGTTGGTCGTGACTGTCATTGCAACGAAGTTTCTTCCTGTTCCAGAGGGATCGACCCTGGCAGTGACCCTCCTTGAACCATCGCGACCTCTGAAACAAAATAAGAGATCAGCATCCCGACGCTGTCGATTGAAACTAGAATTTAAGGTACCCATTGAAGTTGATGGCGACAACATTGACAGCCCCAGCAGCGTTAGCGGTCACTGCAGTCGAGGAATCCAGGGTCGAGGCAATGTTAACGTTGGCTCCGCAGGGATTGGCGTtatttgggcgcttaacattGTTGCGGGCCGGAGTCCCTCGGACACCAAGGGCAGGGGAGATAGCAGCATGCGCACTAACTTGGAGAGCAAGGGCAAGAACAAGGGTGGCGGATGTCCAGACTTTAGAGAACATTTTCGATATGAGAGCTAGCTCGAAATTTGAGATTTACTGGAGGAAGGGCAGAGAAAGGAAAACACGCGGTGTTGGAAAATAAAGTTTCAAGGAAAGGGGAAtggaagtaaaaaaaaaaaaggaaccTGTCCTGGGTTGAAACTACAGACTGCTAGGCTGGGGTAGACGCGGATGAAGGAGAAACAAAGAACAGTTGGGCTCGTTTGCTTTTGCTCTTATATATTCGCACATGTCCCTCAATGATTTGTCGTTTATTGTGCCTTCCATATGCTCCAGAACAGTGGTAACTATAGCATCAAATTTTCAAGATGGTTACGATTTGCCGAACCAGTTGGCATCACCTGCTGATATAGGATTATCTGAGTCGTAAGTACTATATACCAGTGTCCTCACTCTCCTATCCATGCCCCTCGTTCTTTATCATCTCAACGCTGGGTACACAGATAAAATGTCTTGTACGAGCTGCAACTAACAATTTGAACTTTGTAGATCATAATTCAGTCCTGCACTCATTGTCGAAACAACCGGTCGTCCCCGAAAACAAAAGGTGGTCTATAAAAATCTCAGTTATGTCACCTTTATGTTATTGTGTTACCCTAGAGTAGTTGCCATTTGCCGGTGTGAGCTCATGGTGAAGGCGGCCGTAGTACAATGAGGTTCCACATAACGCCTTTGAATTCAATGTCCTGGTAAACTTAGATCTCCATAGGAGTTGAGAGTGACCCAGGTCCGTGGAAACGGTAATGTAATAATGATTTCTATCGATCTGGAGGTTACCACCGATCCCACATCAATCCCTAGCGACTGGTACACACCTGTACACACTTCAATTTGTTGCAGCACTGTGCTAGTGGCTGATTGGCTCGTTCCTGAAGCATGTGGTGCGGGAATTCGAAGCTGACCTTGACGACGACCTCAGTATGTAGGtcagataagattagatgaGATTACATAGGGCGCTGACGTCATAATCAAAGGCTGTGCACATGAAAGGCTCTGGAGCACCAAGACTTTTGCTCGACCTGAGCCAATTCGTGAATTAAAACGGCTTTCTTCATTCCTCTCATCGTAATCAAATGCCTTTCGGTTTTCAGTAAGTAATCAGTGATTTTTTCGGCCTTTCCAGCTTAATTATCTTCCAAAAAGTCTTCAAGGGCCACGCATTACTCGTATGTTTCAATTATCCTAAATTCTCCAAACATTTCCTTGGTTGTAACACCTCGAATAATAGATACCAGAAAACGCCGTGCAATTATTCCAGGGTAAATTTACAATCTTCTCTCTCGTGGAGttgtattttgattttgggcATAGGTTTCTCTACGTCACATTCCATGGCGTCAAACCGAAGTTCTCTCTTCAACTAGGGCGCCACGTTCATGTGAATTAAAAGTCTGTCTCAACTATCTCGAAAGAGATTCACACTTGCCAATTTTCCGGGAAGAACTTCGACACAGAAGTTCTTGATTATTTCTGTCATGATTTCAACACTTCGACCATGTTTGCGGCATCGCAACCACTATCCGAACAATTTTTGCTATAATTATACCACATCCTTCCGTGGGCTGAATTAGATATTTTCAGTTGGCGTTTTGCTTGCATCATTGACCATTTAGACTGTTCCAAGCCTGAAGGGCAAATCAATTACGAGATTTTTTCTGATTTCGTGCGTCAATATACCTTGAAGCCACTGATTCATGTTTGTACCATCCGTGCCTGTACTGAAGACATCTTCACATGAAAAAGACGTGTGGTCGGGCCATAATCAATTGAATTGGCGATAAACTAAAGCTTTTGCGCTCTTCCCACGCCCCTTCTAGCGGGCACGCACCGCACAACGGCATGGTAGAGACTCAAGACACTATCATCTGCTGTAAAGGGACGAAGTTCTAGCTTTCGGTGTCTTGCTTTGTATACCATAAGGCGAGTCACTTGCAGCACATGGTTCTAGACAGATACGAGGCTGAATCTGTTCGACTGTGTATACCATGTATCCAGCACCTCCAGGAAAACAAAGGCGAATCGAAGAATGTGGCGATTTTTAGCTGGCAACGATGATTCAGCGGAGCTCTTAGAAGCGTTAAATCACCGAATCGACATTTGAATGGAGGCATGAGTCTCCCTGACTTGTACGTTGTTGGCCCACCGGAGCGTGTCGTGCATAATTGCCCTGGAATGTTCAAGTGCGGTTCCGAAACATCTTCGAAAAAACATCACATCCGAAAAATCCTAATGTGCTTCGCAATCCATACAGCCACCATCTAACGGTGAAATCATTCCCAGAATGAACAACGCCTCAGTCTCTTTGCTTGAAGACATGACAGTTGCTGGCTGCTGGCGATCGGATGAGCGCAAAAACAGCGTTTTTGTCTAACGGCAAGAAGCAAGAAATCTGATTCAGTTGGTTGCCAGCGAGATATCGGAGTCCTATTGAGGCGCCGCAACTCCTAGCGAACCGTAGTTATAGAACTGTGCAGGATGGCCGAGAATGACCAGACGCAAGGGAACGTCTAATATGGAACATTAGTGTAAGTAGAAAACTTTCGTCGTCAGAATATCTATTCGTGCAAATAATGCACATCCGAACTCACGATATCTTGATAGATATTCCTTAAGATGTGGTGGCACTGTCTCGGCAAAGAGCTAGCTTTCACAGATGGCATACCCGAATTGCGTGGTCTTCACTCTGCTGTTCTGCAACCTCCTTCACAGCCTAGCTCAACTCGTTCAAGGCCAAACGGGAAAACGGCGTTTCCAGGAAAAATCTCGGTAGCCAGAAACAAGACTGGCATCGTAACCTACATATTTCTCATAGTGAATGACGGTGAACTTGC is a window from the Psilocybe cubensis strain MGC-MH-2018 chromosome 8, whole genome shotgun sequence genome containing:
- a CDS encoding putative homoserine dehydrogenase, which produces MSSASTHQPKILVAVVGVGLVGSELINQLLSIPPPLSPFKLVSLTSSSRSLFTGKESPIGPNDSWKSLLASSKAPADLKALTEQLKQLVGEKERVALVDNTSSEEVAAFYPTWLKEGINVVTPNKKAFSGDADLYSKILSASRESGAKFLNEATVGAGLPVIAPLKELLATGDKIIKIEGVFSGTMSYIFNNFSTGTPEGPAFSSVVAIAREKGYTEPHPADDLNGFDVARKLTILSRLISSMPSGSSLPSLQSFASVQTASLIPPALEGIPTGDEFIKRLPEFDDEFAKLRVEASKENKVLRFVGVVDVAGGQVRAGLEKYPTDHPFATSLGGSDNIIMFHTERYSPRPLIVQGAGAGAAVTAMGVLGDLLKLV